A genomic segment from Rhodopirellula islandica encodes:
- a CDS encoding metallophosphoesterase family protein, translated as MACAAENCRFKEETMSGESFRFVHASDFHLETPLGDLDHLPPQLRAAMATAPRDAAAAVFEAALAENIDFLVLSGDLLHPVAAGPHGMSLLLDGFEKLHAANTAVYWAAGIADDPKQWPEAVPLPPNVTLFPRDRAVAIPHQRAGRTVCSIIGRSSEGRSTLHVAGFQTETTDEFTVGIGHGIADASALSGARMDYWALGGPHNHTEIEGGAPAGAVAPGSPQGRNSDESGPHGYVVVDVDAEHTARIRRVETDRFRYLNVAIDSDEIRSAGSLRNLLGQKIGTLTNEHGGRHLLISWEVTLDNAEVLPSVGDPTELLRNLRRDHGTTNPAAWTTRLTVRPPHNYPKSWQDEDTILGDFLRASKKFAGARVRSTTADDSAGPSSPGDRLDLMPFTEEHTDLSSTASSLLGDVPADQRESILADATLMGVELLRGGKPSWGRKS; from the coding sequence TTGGCCTGCGCGGCCGAAAATTGCCGTTTCAAGGAGGAAACGATGTCCGGAGAATCATTTCGATTCGTTCATGCCAGCGACTTTCACCTGGAAACCCCGCTGGGTGACCTCGACCATCTGCCGCCGCAATTGCGGGCAGCGATGGCGACTGCTCCTCGAGACGCCGCCGCGGCAGTCTTCGAAGCCGCACTGGCCGAAAACATTGATTTTTTAGTCCTGTCTGGCGACTTGCTGCATCCCGTCGCGGCTGGTCCGCACGGCATGTCGTTGTTGCTGGATGGATTTGAAAAGCTGCATGCCGCCAACACAGCGGTCTACTGGGCCGCCGGAATCGCGGACGATCCCAAGCAATGGCCCGAAGCGGTTCCGTTGCCGCCCAATGTGACCCTGTTCCCACGGGATCGCGCCGTCGCGATCCCGCATCAGCGCGCCGGGCGAACGGTTTGTTCGATCATCGGACGCAGCAGCGAAGGCCGATCCACCTTGCATGTCGCGGGATTCCAAACCGAAACCACCGACGAATTCACGGTCGGAATCGGGCATGGGATCGCTGACGCAAGTGCCCTGTCCGGGGCCCGCATGGACTACTGGGCTCTCGGTGGACCACACAACCACACCGAAATCGAAGGCGGTGCTCCCGCCGGAGCTGTCGCCCCTGGATCACCTCAAGGTCGCAACAGCGACGAATCCGGACCTCACGGCTACGTTGTCGTCGATGTCGACGCCGAGCACACCGCTCGCATCCGCCGTGTCGAAACGGATCGATTCCGTTACCTGAACGTCGCGATTGACTCCGACGAAATTCGTTCCGCCGGCAGCCTTCGGAATCTGTTGGGACAAAAGATTGGCACGCTGACCAACGAACACGGTGGGCGTCACCTTTTGATCTCTTGGGAAGTCACGCTGGACAACGCTGAAGTGTTGCCCTCCGTCGGCGACCCCACCGAATTGCTTCGCAATTTGCGCCGCGACCATGGCACCACCAACCCGGCGGCCTGGACCACTCGGTTGACCGTGCGTCCGCCGCACAACTACCCGAAATCTTGGCAAGACGAAGACACCATCCTCGGTGACTTCTTGCGAGCCAGCAAGAAATTTGCCGGTGCTCGCGTTCGCAGCACCACTGCCGATGATTCCGCCGGACCCTCGTCACCCGGCGACCGGTTGGATTTGATGCCATTCACGGAAGAACACACGGACCTGTCCAGCACCGCGTCGTCCTTGTTGGGGGACGTGCCCGCCGACCAACGCGAATCAATTCTTGCGGACGCCACTTTGATGGGCGTCGAATTGCTTCGCGGTGGCAAACCCTCTTGGGGACGGAAATCATGA
- a CDS encoding ATP-binding protein gives MKIKDIQIDGFGVWTGLSVDSLPEGMTLFYGPNEAGKTTLMQFLRAMLYGFTEERRQKYLPPIHGGTPGGAIRVTGPGGGYEVRRHSQLTDSDVTGRLTVMGSDGLAQGQHRLGMLLGQIDEPIFTNVFAIGIRELQELSTLDDTSAADELYKLSSGLDRVSLVDVLRSLRAGRSEAVGKRESESDDNEAAIGKLASMMSRREKLRDEIQRLSGSTRRWSELATQRRTQSQEIETLRGRMIAWEREARCVEIATSVYEKWQERDQIRGEIDAIEGEAALPDEAPGQLVQIEAMLEERRTKLEEIKTKRRGLRDKSEQLPINKRLFDLQGRIEAASQQATWIEALEEQIDRLDNQVEKARNQVDADADRLGIEEDERLRLGEGDDGDLPDLSRSTLSALSAPAKHVKEQLFLLKQARDEGKTHKVRKEKLHDQLQEVLQRAHATDLQQAIRRENDNIATLRQRIQLGQHLEKLKRHHKDLERESVELTTDEAVPIDRLWLLSLPFIAGGMLLLYGMFNVFQITTFVAEPNPTQGMLCIMFGAMALLVYYLSREKGQRNTARDLDDCERQIDSVRRQLREIETEREDLDSSLSVSNESLEARLRESEVLLGELDESMPLYHAHEAAHQSYQAAYKRAQKAAEGLKTARREWTATLDRLGLSTTLSPKSVRVLGDGYEALQTSMRRLIELKEERNQRQRERQSLAKRIETLYLEAIDATQHALTAMADGESESADPSKEYDSEYTDNYESNEYEDVEEDDYSESYARSQRKNPKKSRNEKRNRNRDRRDDNRSSETESNRNKRPVTMRSNPLDQLNHLHEEVARQQHWVKQRRQLKEHDLQLKKQQLGHSRAIERAEQQRRALWAKCGVATPEQFYEIVDRKSLLVEYNSQFKSIDQQVRSMVGNSVEYDDVAREIEGAKSTDLERRWDALTARMTETEARIATLQTAQGELAQSMKQLGDDDRLMTARLELGCIERQLDQLARRWQTLSMASCLLEDVCGTVENERQPETLREASSFLNQLTDGKYVRIWTPLGSNQLKIDDAEGNSLPLEVLSRGTGEAVFIALRLSLAAAYARRGVMLPLVLDDVLVNFDGARAEHAARTLKTFAELGHQVMMFTCHDHIVDIFHQIGVEVRQMPAQGTPGRAQILPPPVEEAYEEEYEYEEEYVEEEPEMEMEEVAPEPEPEPTPEPLPIVVEAPKPEPVVVVAPPVVKPAPKPIELVVEDRRPVKPKSKFHYKFQDVARQNRRVRRPELIIQRPERRPEPEPEIEREVVEEVSSPDAIGWAWFQREPADGHIDAEEAAAEAARNQWLDAEDREMQAVVSEAEAIGSLVHDEATRSSSDGSSDSSSSWWTGERTKS, from the coding sequence ATGAAGATCAAAGACATCCAAATCGACGGTTTTGGCGTCTGGACCGGTTTGTCGGTCGACTCCTTGCCCGAAGGCATGACGCTGTTCTACGGCCCAAACGAAGCCGGCAAGACGACGCTCATGCAGTTTCTGCGAGCGATGCTGTATGGCTTCACCGAAGAACGCCGGCAGAAATACTTGCCACCCATCCACGGCGGGACTCCCGGCGGTGCGATTCGAGTCACTGGCCCTGGGGGCGGCTACGAAGTCCGCCGACACAGTCAACTGACGGACTCCGATGTGACCGGCCGACTGACCGTCATGGGCTCGGACGGGTTGGCCCAAGGACAACATCGCCTGGGCATGTTGTTGGGGCAAATCGACGAACCCATTTTCACCAATGTGTTCGCAATCGGCATTCGCGAATTGCAAGAATTGTCGACGCTGGATGACACCTCCGCGGCCGACGAACTTTACAAACTCAGCAGCGGATTGGATCGAGTCTCGTTGGTCGATGTGCTGCGCAGTCTTCGCGCCGGACGCAGCGAAGCAGTCGGCAAACGCGAATCGGAATCCGACGACAACGAAGCCGCGATCGGCAAACTCGCATCGATGATGTCGCGCCGTGAAAAGCTGCGTGACGAGATTCAGCGATTGAGTGGCAGCACCCGCCGCTGGAGTGAGCTGGCGACTCAGCGCCGCACGCAAAGCCAAGAGATCGAAACGCTTCGCGGCCGCATGATCGCCTGGGAACGCGAAGCCCGCTGCGTCGAAATCGCGACCAGCGTCTACGAAAAATGGCAAGAACGCGATCAAATTCGTGGCGAAATCGATGCCATTGAAGGCGAAGCCGCCCTCCCCGACGAAGCCCCGGGGCAGCTTGTTCAAATCGAAGCGATGCTCGAGGAGCGTCGCACCAAGCTCGAAGAGATCAAAACCAAACGCCGTGGATTGCGAGACAAATCCGAGCAGCTTCCGATCAACAAGCGATTGTTCGACTTGCAGGGTCGCATCGAGGCGGCGTCGCAACAGGCCACTTGGATCGAAGCCCTGGAAGAACAGATCGATCGGCTCGACAACCAAGTCGAAAAGGCTCGCAACCAAGTCGACGCGGATGCGGATCGACTGGGCATCGAAGAAGACGAACGTTTGCGACTGGGGGAAGGTGACGACGGCGATCTGCCTGACTTGTCGCGTTCGACTCTGTCCGCGTTGTCAGCGCCAGCCAAGCACGTCAAAGAACAATTGTTCTTGCTCAAACAAGCTCGCGACGAAGGCAAAACACACAAGGTCCGCAAAGAGAAACTGCACGACCAACTGCAGGAAGTCTTGCAGCGCGCCCACGCGACGGATTTGCAACAAGCGATCCGCCGCGAAAACGACAACATCGCCACGCTTCGCCAACGAATTCAGCTTGGCCAGCATCTGGAAAAGCTGAAACGTCACCACAAAGACCTCGAACGCGAATCGGTGGAACTGACCACCGATGAAGCCGTGCCGATTGATCGGCTGTGGTTGCTGTCGTTGCCATTCATCGCCGGCGGCATGTTGCTGCTGTACGGCATGTTCAACGTGTTTCAAATCACGACGTTTGTCGCTGAGCCCAATCCGACCCAGGGCATGCTGTGCATCATGTTCGGTGCGATGGCCCTGTTGGTTTACTACCTTTCACGCGAGAAAGGTCAACGCAATACCGCCCGTGACTTGGACGACTGCGAACGTCAAATCGATTCCGTTCGACGTCAACTTCGTGAGATCGAAACGGAACGCGAAGACTTGGATTCATCGCTGTCGGTCAGCAATGAGTCGCTGGAAGCTCGCTTGCGAGAATCCGAAGTCTTGCTTGGGGAACTCGACGAATCGATGCCGCTCTACCACGCTCACGAAGCGGCTCACCAGTCCTACCAAGCCGCTTACAAACGCGCTCAGAAGGCGGCCGAAGGTCTGAAGACCGCTCGTCGCGAATGGACGGCGACATTGGATCGCTTGGGGTTGTCAACGACGTTGTCCCCCAAAAGTGTTCGCGTTCTGGGAGATGGCTACGAAGCCTTGCAAACCAGCATGCGCCGGTTGATCGAACTGAAAGAGGAACGCAACCAACGTCAACGCGAACGTCAATCGCTCGCAAAGCGAATTGAAACGCTTTATCTCGAAGCGATCGATGCCACCCAGCACGCGTTGACCGCAATGGCGGATGGCGAATCCGAATCGGCTGATCCGTCGAAGGAATACGATTCCGAGTACACGGACAATTACGAATCGAACGAGTACGAAGACGTCGAAGAGGACGACTACAGTGAATCCTACGCTCGTTCTCAGCGAAAGAATCCCAAGAAGAGTCGCAACGAAAAACGGAATCGAAATCGTGATCGCCGTGACGACAACCGGTCCAGCGAGACGGAGTCGAATCGCAATAAACGTCCGGTGACGATGCGATCCAACCCCTTGGATCAACTCAATCACTTGCACGAAGAAGTCGCTCGCCAGCAACACTGGGTCAAGCAGCGTCGTCAGCTCAAGGAGCACGACCTGCAGCTGAAAAAGCAACAACTCGGGCATTCACGTGCCATCGAACGGGCCGAACAACAGCGTCGCGCTTTGTGGGCCAAGTGCGGTGTGGCGACACCGGAGCAATTCTATGAGATCGTCGACCGGAAATCGTTGTTGGTCGAATACAACTCGCAATTCAAATCGATCGACCAACAGGTCCGCTCGATGGTTGGCAACAGCGTCGAATACGACGATGTCGCTCGTGAAATCGAGGGTGCCAAGTCAACCGATTTGGAACGACGCTGGGATGCTTTGACCGCTCGGATGACCGAGACGGAAGCCCGTATCGCGACACTGCAAACCGCGCAGGGCGAGTTGGCCCAGTCGATGAAACAACTTGGCGACGATGATCGGTTGATGACCGCACGCTTGGAATTGGGTTGCATCGAACGCCAACTCGATCAACTCGCACGTCGTTGGCAAACTCTGTCGATGGCCAGTTGCCTGCTGGAGGATGTCTGCGGCACGGTCGAAAATGAACGCCAACCGGAAACCCTTCGCGAAGCTTCGTCGTTCCTGAACCAACTGACCGACGGCAAATACGTTCGCATCTGGACGCCGCTGGGGTCCAATCAACTGAAGATTGATGATGCCGAAGGCAACTCATTGCCGTTGGAAGTCCTCAGTCGTGGAACCGGGGAAGCGGTCTTCATCGCTCTGCGATTGTCTCTCGCGGCTGCCTACGCTCGCCGTGGCGTGATGTTGCCATTGGTGCTGGATGATGTGCTCGTCAACTTTGACGGGGCACGCGCCGAACACGCCGCTCGCACTCTGAAGACGTTCGCTGAACTGGGGCATCAAGTCATGATGTTCACCTGTCACGACCACATCGTTGATATCTTCCACCAAATCGGAGTGGAGGTGCGGCAGATGCCCGCCCAGGGAACTCCCGGACGAGCCCAAATCTTGCCACCGCCAGTGGAAGAGGCCTACGAGGAAGAGTACGAATACGAAGAAGAGTACGTCGAAGAAGAACCGGAAATGGAAATGGAAGAAGTGGCTCCGGAACCAGAACCCGAGCCAACTCCCGAGCCACTTCCGATCGTCGTGGAGGCCCCCAAACCGGAACCCGTCGTCGTTGTGGCGCCCCCAGTGGTCAAACCTGCCCCCAAGCCGATCGAATTGGTGGTGGAAGACCGGCGTCCAGTCAAACCCAAGTCCAAGTTCCACTACAAGTTCCAAGATGTGGCCCGGCAAAATCGACGCGTGCGTCGTCCTGAGCTGATCATCCAGCGTCCCGAACGGCGACCGGAACCTGAGCCTGAAATCGAACGCGAAGTGGTCGAGGAAGTCAGCTCACCGGATGCCATCGGTTGGGCGTGGTTCCAACGCGAACCCGCCGACGGTCACATTGATGCGGAGGAAGCTGCTGCGGAAGCCGCTCGGAATCAGTGGCTGGACGCAGAGGACCGCGAAATGCAAGCGGTTGTCAGCGAAGCGGAAGCGATCGGCAGTTTGGTTCACGATGAAGCGACCCGGTCCAGCTCGGACGGATCGTCGGACAGTTCGTCTTCCTGGTGGACCGGCGAACGCACCAAGTCCTGA
- a CDS encoding PilZ domain-containing protein — MLDFDYPKHYAEVVRATDWEIDLPEAWSDFFHESGVAAVNYCDQRQAQRRIVRTCGVMYFEKALPSLPRAFHPIGVFTRDFSKNACGIVTPFELFPQEEVRLILPTFWLQLRVVRARRHQSKCYEIGMRLLHRNSPSREAFVVGGRFTEARPA; from the coding sequence ATGTTGGATTTCGATTATCCAAAGCACTATGCCGAAGTAGTCCGGGCGACCGATTGGGAAATCGATCTCCCAGAGGCTTGGTCAGACTTCTTTCATGAGTCCGGCGTGGCCGCGGTGAATTACTGCGATCAAAGACAGGCTCAACGCCGCATCGTGCGAACGTGCGGGGTGATGTACTTCGAAAAAGCGCTGCCGAGTTTGCCTCGTGCGTTTCATCCCATCGGGGTCTTCACGCGAGACTTCTCAAAGAATGCGTGCGGAATCGTCACGCCTTTCGAGTTGTTTCCGCAGGAAGAGGTGCGATTGATCTTGCCCACGTTTTGGCTGCAGCTGCGTGTGGTCCGAGCGCGTCGTCATCAATCCAAGTGCTACGAAATCGGAATGAGGCTGTTGCACCGCAACAGCCCTTCGCGAGAAGCCTTCGTGGTCGGTGGACGATTCACAGAAGCCCGTCCAGCCTGA
- a CDS encoding HD-GYP domain-containing protein, with product MLVSDLIAISVSTLSPSSVIGADLYCRVGSTEEAKLYRGANYPMKSQDLNKLKSRGVTKLFIEREGRSSYQEYLRDMAAGGGDESVTNSQRSAALNEVVLDVLKCSFAGNNEDTTVSAASELGGLAAKLVSRDDFAAGDLFRVLHHDYATFTHSANVALYAGMLADELGMNQREVELVVAGGLLHDLGKLEIPDQILTKPGRLDEDEFAIIKKHPGDGFRQLALRDDLTFGQLMMVYQHHERLDGGGYPVGSAGDEIHPWGRLCAVVDIYEAVTSQRPYRTPMSREDACNLIRRESGKALDPEMVECWISIIQSTMPK from the coding sequence ATGCTCGTCTCGGATCTCATCGCAATCAGTGTGTCCACGCTGTCACCGTCTTCGGTGATTGGTGCGGATCTGTATTGCCGGGTGGGATCCACCGAGGAAGCGAAGCTTTATCGAGGTGCGAACTACCCGATGAAGTCCCAGGATCTGAACAAATTGAAGTCACGAGGGGTGACCAAGCTGTTCATTGAAAGGGAGGGACGTTCCAGCTACCAAGAATACCTCCGCGACATGGCGGCGGGTGGTGGTGATGAATCGGTCACCAATTCGCAGCGTTCCGCGGCGCTCAACGAGGTCGTGCTGGATGTGCTGAAATGCAGCTTTGCCGGTAACAACGAAGACACCACGGTCAGTGCCGCCAGCGAGCTAGGTGGATTGGCAGCCAAATTGGTTTCACGCGATGACTTTGCCGCAGGCGACCTATTTCGCGTATTGCATCACGACTACGCCACCTTCACACACAGTGCCAACGTCGCGTTGTACGCCGGAATGTTGGCGGATGAACTGGGCATGAACCAGCGTGAGGTCGAATTGGTGGTCGCGGGCGGGTTGTTGCATGACCTTGGAAAGCTCGAGATCCCCGATCAGATTCTGACAAAACCAGGACGCTTGGACGAAGACGAGTTTGCAATCATCAAGAAGCACCCCGGGGATGGCTTCCGGCAATTGGCTCTTCGCGATGATTTGACGTTTGGTCAACTGATGATGGTGTACCAGCACCATGAACGACTCGATGGCGGTGGCTATCCCGTCGGCAGTGCCGGCGACGAAATTCACCCCTGGGGGCGTTTGTGTGCGGTCGTCGATATCTACGAAGCGGTGACCAGTCAGCGTCCCTATCGAACACCGATGTCACGCGAAGACGCGTGTAACCTGATTCGTCGCGAAAGCGGCAAGGCCCTTGACCCGGAGATGGTGGAATGTTGGATTTCGATTATCCAAAGCACTATGCCGAAGTAG
- a CDS encoding glycosyl transferase: MPDFYQHDMITTIHDLRSAKLDHLESMLRESTENHAIGLVLPVTASDMRAEPFDVIVRELAQADYIASIVVSLGVAPNQSDFDETCAKIAPLGDRAKVLWTDGPDVQGLYNELIDSGIDVSVPGKGRSVWTAFGFLLDDPDIETFVLHDCDIVDYDRQLLSRLCLPMVHPGLDFEFCKAYYARVTDRMHGRVVRLLVAPLLRALMQCFPENQFVRFLGNFRYPLSGEFSLTRNLARTNRVASDWGLEVGTLADVYRNTSHKRVCQVDLARLYEHKHQTLAVDQPSSGLIKMALDILTTIYRTLASQGIVFGESTFVTLRASFLRIAQDCIRQYAADARVNSLAYDRHSEEMAIEAFAQCVTQAGEIFAEDPSGNPSIPNWTRVRAAFPDFTSRLRDTVK, from the coding sequence ATGCCAGACTTTTATCAACACGACATGATCACGACGATCCACGATCTTCGTTCGGCCAAGCTGGACCACTTGGAGTCGATGCTTCGCGAATCGACTGAAAATCATGCGATCGGCCTCGTGTTGCCCGTCACCGCATCGGATATGCGAGCCGAACCTTTCGATGTGATCGTTCGAGAATTGGCCCAAGCCGATTACATCGCCTCCATCGTCGTCAGCCTGGGGGTCGCTCCGAATCAAAGTGATTTCGACGAAACCTGTGCCAAAATCGCCCCTCTGGGCGACCGTGCCAAAGTCCTTTGGACGGACGGCCCCGACGTTCAAGGTCTCTACAACGAACTGATTGACTCCGGCATCGATGTCTCCGTTCCTGGCAAAGGCCGCAGTGTCTGGACCGCGTTTGGGTTCCTGTTGGATGATCCAGACATTGAAACGTTTGTGCTGCATGACTGCGACATCGTCGATTACGACCGTCAACTGCTCTCGCGACTGTGCCTGCCGATGGTGCACCCGGGGCTCGATTTTGAGTTCTGCAAGGCCTACTACGCGCGGGTCACAGATCGAATGCACGGCCGCGTGGTGCGGCTGTTGGTGGCTCCTTTGCTGCGAGCCTTGATGCAATGTTTTCCCGAGAATCAATTTGTGCGATTCCTGGGGAACTTCCGGTACCCGCTCTCGGGCGAATTCTCCCTGACCCGCAACTTGGCCCGTACCAACCGAGTGGCCAGCGATTGGGGATTGGAAGTGGGGACCCTCGCGGACGTCTACCGCAACACATCTCACAAACGTGTTTGCCAAGTCGACCTGGCTCGCCTCTATGAGCACAAGCACCAAACGCTTGCGGTTGATCAGCCCTCCAGCGGCTTGATCAAAATGGCGCTCGACATTCTGACCACGATCTACCGAACCTTGGCTAGCCAGGGCATCGTGTTTGGTGAGTCAACGTTTGTGACCCTGCGAGCCTCGTTCCTGCGGATCGCTCAAGACTGCATTCGCCAGTACGCCGCTGACGCGCGAGTCAACTCGCTGGCCTACGATCGTCACTCTGAAGAAATGGCCATCGAAGCGTTCGCCCAATGTGTCACGCAAGCCGGTGAGATCTTCGCGGAGGATCCCAGTGGCAACCCATCGATCCCCAACTGGACTCGCGTCCGGGCGGCGTTCCCCGACTTCACTTCGCGCTTACGCGACACGGTGAAGTGA
- a CDS encoding MerR family transcriptional regulator, producing MLIGYLVGIMPSNDDIESQNDDLANTLDGELEAAHSDTDAIPFDSNRLNDIGRDEIDRDDDDGEEDDAESFDLEPLPSDALSGRRMVIVGRLGGMNRREATNLLRSYGAVVVESEASSVDCIVIGAEESPLAEAELIERATERRGDDADVEILHETDLWQQLGLVDAEQSIRQLHTPAMLAHLLGVSVRVIRRWHRRGLIRPVRTLHKLPYFDFQEVATARRLAAWVASGASPEAIERRIMQWVEVVPNLRRPLDQLSILVEGKHVLLRQGEGLIEPGGQLRFDFDALEGADESAAEVPMDTSILPFSRPGQSIADEFGIRSSDPISARTSSPTAGLSTNGTETATGHDSMQFPPAEDLVDDEDDLLLSAYQAEDSGELEFAIDCYHAVLARDGARSDIHFQIGELLYRIGETIAARERYYAALEVDPDFVEARSSLAGVLAETGQPELAVAAYRGALALHDDYPDVHYNLARILEDLHRSVEAEHHWRRFLQLSPGSPWADEAHARLEELRQSEQSDF from the coding sequence ACGACATCGAATCGCAGAACGACGACCTGGCCAACACGCTGGATGGCGAGTTGGAGGCTGCCCACTCCGACACGGACGCCATCCCTTTCGACAGCAATCGATTGAATGACATCGGTCGAGATGAAATTGATCGGGATGACGACGACGGCGAAGAGGATGACGCAGAAAGCTTCGACCTCGAACCGTTGCCCAGCGATGCGTTGTCCGGTCGACGAATGGTGATCGTCGGGCGATTGGGAGGAATGAACCGTCGCGAAGCCACGAACTTGCTGCGTTCGTATGGCGCGGTGGTGGTCGAAAGCGAGGCGTCGTCGGTGGACTGCATCGTGATTGGAGCCGAAGAATCCCCCCTGGCCGAAGCCGAGCTGATCGAACGAGCGACAGAGCGGCGAGGGGACGACGCGGATGTCGAGATCTTGCACGAGACCGATTTGTGGCAACAACTCGGATTGGTGGATGCGGAGCAATCCATCCGCCAACTTCACACGCCAGCCATGCTGGCTCATTTATTGGGCGTTTCCGTGCGAGTCATTCGCCGCTGGCATCGCCGCGGACTGATTCGTCCCGTGCGGACGCTGCACAAGCTGCCGTACTTTGATTTTCAAGAAGTCGCCACAGCGCGACGGTTGGCGGCGTGGGTTGCATCGGGGGCCAGTCCCGAGGCCATTGAACGGCGAATCATGCAGTGGGTGGAAGTCGTTCCCAACTTGCGGCGTCCCTTGGATCAGTTGTCCATCTTGGTCGAAGGCAAACACGTTTTGCTTCGTCAGGGCGAAGGACTGATCGAACCAGGAGGTCAATTGCGATTCGATTTCGACGCGTTGGAGGGTGCCGATGAGTCAGCAGCGGAAGTCCCGATGGACACTTCCATCCTGCCGTTTTCGCGCCCGGGTCAATCGATCGCCGATGAATTTGGTATCAGGTCATCGGATCCGATATCGGCTCGAACGTCGTCGCCTACCGCCGGGCTGAGCACCAACGGAACCGAGACCGCAACCGGACATGATTCGATGCAGTTCCCGCCCGCCGAAGATCTGGTGGACGACGAGGATGACTTGTTGCTGTCAGCGTACCAGGCGGAAGATTCCGGAGAACTTGAATTCGCGATCGATTGCTACCACGCCGTGTTGGCTCGGGATGGAGCTCGGTCGGACATCCATTTCCAGATTGGCGAGTTGCTGTACCGAATCGGGGAAACCATCGCCGCGCGAGAACGCTACTACGCGGCGTTGGAGGTCGACCCCGATTTTGTCGAAGCCCGCTCGAGTTTGGCGGGGGTTTTGGCAGAAACCGGCCAGCCCGAGTTGGCGGTCGCGGCCTATCGCGGTGCGTTGGCACTGCACGATGACTACCCCGACGTGCACTACAACTTGGCCCGGATCCTCGAAGACCTGCACCGCAGCGTGGAAGCAGAGCATCATTGGCGGCGATTCCTGCAGCTTTCGCCGGGCAGTCCCTGGGCGGACGAGGCCCATGCCCGGCTGGAAGAACTGCGTCAATCCGAACAATCGGACTTCTGA